A genomic region of Arachis stenosperma cultivar V10309 chromosome 9, arast.V10309.gnm1.PFL2, whole genome shotgun sequence contains the following coding sequences:
- the LOC130949348 gene encoding polyadenylate-binding protein-interacting protein 3-like isoform X2: MNLQQVGQPKSSNGYGRRKYEKGATKSDSKISSGKSNTSSVAEVTGSKSGTYESPSHDRLVYVTSSLLGHHVEVQVKNGSIYSGIFHATNTEKDFGIILKVARLIKDSSLQGQRSSVEIVSKATSKTLIIPSKELVQVIAKDVAVTRDGQPSESHYAMHQDIMVDSVISQSRHVEMGRELQRWVPEDDDPQCPELENIFDGPWNRGWDQFETNKTLFGVNSTFNEDLYTTKLEKGPQMKELEQKALRIAKEIEGEDTHDLHLAEERGRYHDDFDSDEETRFSSVYRGKGVDDSGYDEDEEPRLDSYNSETFGSITGSVIKKPGEISGGKANNGAQTWSNFSKMDHSQSSLSNTGVDLGRSGADDHAKQLASELPTQNYSFKDGECRIQNCVSDPNETSGNATEENQQAEDVRLSKSEDLQPPHNLKNVVSVSDKGESSPNTTSFTPSPHIISKGLEKTGLCGEFTTGTSASGRSSEQTKAANSRGRVGSASSSGSDNVGGVAASSGSGLSPSSSVGSLSSERSTLNPHAKEFKLNPNAKSFIPSQNPVRPRSPVSDGSFYFPANVSTVPNMPAMPMGIGVGNTFAGPPQPMIYNPQVAQMPSQAYFHPNGPQYGQLLGHPRQVLYMPSYLPETPYKGRDY; the protein is encoded by the exons ATGAATTTGCAACAAGTGGGGCAACCTAAATCATCTAATGGATATGGTCGTCGGAAGTATGAAAAAGGAGCAACTAAGTCTGACAGTAAAATCTCATCTGGAAAATCAAATACCAGCAGTGTAGCTGAAG TGACTGGCAGTAAAAGTGGTACTTATGAGAGTCCGTCACATGATCGGCTAGTGTATGTAACATCATCTCTTCTTGGGCACCATGTAGAAGTCCAGGTGAAAAATGGATCTATATACTCTGGAATATTTCATGCAACAAATACTGAGAAAGATTTTG gaataattttaaaagtggCTCGCCTGATAAAGGATAGCTCTTTGCAAGGGCAAAGATCCAGTGTAGAAATTGTCAGCAAGGCTACTTCTAAGACTTTAATTATACCTTCCAAAGAGCTTGTACAAGTCATAGCGAAG GATGTTGCTGTTACTAGGGATGGCCAGCCTAGTGAATCTCATTATGCTATGCATCAGGATATAATGGTTGATTCAGTTATATCTCAATCTCGCCATGTCGAAATGGGGAGAGAATTACAACGATGGGTACCTGAGGATGATGATCCACAATGCCCTGAACTGGAAAATATCTTTGATGGCCCTTGGAATAG GGGATGGGATCAGTTTGAAACAAATAAAACGTTGTTTGGTGTAAATAGCACATTCAATGAAGACCTCTACACAACAAAGCTTGAAAAAGGGCCTCAGATGAAAGAGCTGGAACAAAAAGCTTTAAGAATAGCAAAAGAAATTGAAGGGGAGGATACCCATGATCTTCATCTGGCAGAG GAAAGAGGCCGTTATCATGATGATTTTGATAGTGATGAAGAAACCAGATTCTCTTCAGTATATAGGGGAAAAGGTGTTGATGACAGTGGATATGATGAAGATGAGGAACCAAGGTTGGATTCATACAATTCTGAAACATTTGGCAGCATCACAGGTTCGGTCATTAAGAAGCCGGGTGAAATAAGTGGTGGAAAAGCCAACAATGGAGCACAAACTTGGTCAAACTTCTCTAAAATG GATCACTCACAGTCATCTCTGTCAAATACTGGTGTGGATTTAGGCCGCTCTGGTGCTGATGATCATGCTAAGCAATTAGCATCTGAACTCCCTACTCAAAATTACTCATTTAAAGATGGGGAATGCAG GATTCAGAATTGTGTTAGTGATCCAAATGAAACCAGTGGTAATGCCACAGAAGAAAATCAG CAAGCTGAGGATGTCCGCCTGTCAAAATCTGAGG ATTTACAGCCACCACATAACTTGAAGAATGTCGTCTCTGTCTCTGATAAGGGGGAATCATCGCCTAATACCACCTCCTTTACCCCTTCACCACATATTATATCAAAGGGTCTTGAAAAAACTGGGTTATGTGGGGAGTTTACTACTGGGACTTCAGCATCTGGCAGATCTAGTGAACAAACAAAAGCTGCAAATTCACGTGGAAGAGTAGGTAGTGCCTCATCATCTGGTTCAGATAATGTGGGCGGTGTGGCTGCATCTTCTGGTTCTGGTCTATCTCCGAGTTCTTCAGTTGGATCATTGTCTTCTGAAAGATCTACTTTGAATCCCCATGCCAAG GAATTCAAGCTTAATCCTaatgccaagagttttattccGTCCCAAAATCCTGTTAGGCCCCGATCCCCAGTCTCTGATGGTTCCTTCTATTTCCCAGCTAATGTATCTACGGTACCAAATATGCCCGCGATGCCCATGGGTATTGGA GTTGGTAATACTTTTGCTGGGCCACCACAGCCTATGATATATAATCCGCAGGTAGCACAAATGCCATCCCAAGCATATTTTCATCCAAATGGACCACAG TATGGACAGCTTCTTGGTCATCCTAGGCAGGTTTTGTACATGCCAAGCTACCTACCT GAAACGCCGTATAAGGGACGAGATTATTGA
- the LOC130949348 gene encoding polyadenylate-binding protein-interacting protein 3-like isoform X1, with the protein MNLQQVGQPKSSNGYGRRKYEKGATKSDSKISSGKSNTSSVAEVTGSKSGTYESPSHDRLVYVTSSLLGHHVEVQVKNGSIYSGIFHATNTEKDFGIILKVARLIKDSSLQGQRSSVEIVSKATSKTLIIPSKELVQVIAKDVAVTRDGQPSESHYAMHQDIMVDSVISQSRHVEMGRELQRWVPEDDDPQCPELENIFDGPWNRGWDQFETNKTLFGVNSTFNEDLYTTKLEKGPQMKELEQKALRIAKEIEGEDTHDLHLAEERGRYHDDFDSDEETRFSSVYRGKGVDDSGYDEDEEPRLDSYNSETFGSITGSVIKKPGEISGGKANNGAQTWSNFSKMDHSQSSLSNTGVDLGRSGADDHAKQLASELPTQNYSFKDGECRIQNCVSDPNETSGNATEENQQAEDVRLSKSEGLYLQPPHNLKNVVSVSDKGESSPNTTSFTPSPHIISKGLEKTGLCGEFTTGTSASGRSSEQTKAANSRGRVGSASSSGSDNVGGVAASSGSGLSPSSSVGSLSSERSTLNPHAKEFKLNPNAKSFIPSQNPVRPRSPVSDGSFYFPANVSTVPNMPAMPMGIGVGNTFAGPPQPMIYNPQVAQMPSQAYFHPNGPQYGQLLGHPRQVLYMPSYLPETPYKGRDY; encoded by the exons ATGAATTTGCAACAAGTGGGGCAACCTAAATCATCTAATGGATATGGTCGTCGGAAGTATGAAAAAGGAGCAACTAAGTCTGACAGTAAAATCTCATCTGGAAAATCAAATACCAGCAGTGTAGCTGAAG TGACTGGCAGTAAAAGTGGTACTTATGAGAGTCCGTCACATGATCGGCTAGTGTATGTAACATCATCTCTTCTTGGGCACCATGTAGAAGTCCAGGTGAAAAATGGATCTATATACTCTGGAATATTTCATGCAACAAATACTGAGAAAGATTTTG gaataattttaaaagtggCTCGCCTGATAAAGGATAGCTCTTTGCAAGGGCAAAGATCCAGTGTAGAAATTGTCAGCAAGGCTACTTCTAAGACTTTAATTATACCTTCCAAAGAGCTTGTACAAGTCATAGCGAAG GATGTTGCTGTTACTAGGGATGGCCAGCCTAGTGAATCTCATTATGCTATGCATCAGGATATAATGGTTGATTCAGTTATATCTCAATCTCGCCATGTCGAAATGGGGAGAGAATTACAACGATGGGTACCTGAGGATGATGATCCACAATGCCCTGAACTGGAAAATATCTTTGATGGCCCTTGGAATAG GGGATGGGATCAGTTTGAAACAAATAAAACGTTGTTTGGTGTAAATAGCACATTCAATGAAGACCTCTACACAACAAAGCTTGAAAAAGGGCCTCAGATGAAAGAGCTGGAACAAAAAGCTTTAAGAATAGCAAAAGAAATTGAAGGGGAGGATACCCATGATCTTCATCTGGCAGAG GAAAGAGGCCGTTATCATGATGATTTTGATAGTGATGAAGAAACCAGATTCTCTTCAGTATATAGGGGAAAAGGTGTTGATGACAGTGGATATGATGAAGATGAGGAACCAAGGTTGGATTCATACAATTCTGAAACATTTGGCAGCATCACAGGTTCGGTCATTAAGAAGCCGGGTGAAATAAGTGGTGGAAAAGCCAACAATGGAGCACAAACTTGGTCAAACTTCTCTAAAATG GATCACTCACAGTCATCTCTGTCAAATACTGGTGTGGATTTAGGCCGCTCTGGTGCTGATGATCATGCTAAGCAATTAGCATCTGAACTCCCTACTCAAAATTACTCATTTAAAGATGGGGAATGCAG GATTCAGAATTGTGTTAGTGATCCAAATGAAACCAGTGGTAATGCCACAGAAGAAAATCAG CAAGCTGAGGATGTCCGCCTGTCAAAATCTGAGGGTTTGT ATTTACAGCCACCACATAACTTGAAGAATGTCGTCTCTGTCTCTGATAAGGGGGAATCATCGCCTAATACCACCTCCTTTACCCCTTCACCACATATTATATCAAAGGGTCTTGAAAAAACTGGGTTATGTGGGGAGTTTACTACTGGGACTTCAGCATCTGGCAGATCTAGTGAACAAACAAAAGCTGCAAATTCACGTGGAAGAGTAGGTAGTGCCTCATCATCTGGTTCAGATAATGTGGGCGGTGTGGCTGCATCTTCTGGTTCTGGTCTATCTCCGAGTTCTTCAGTTGGATCATTGTCTTCTGAAAGATCTACTTTGAATCCCCATGCCAAG GAATTCAAGCTTAATCCTaatgccaagagttttattccGTCCCAAAATCCTGTTAGGCCCCGATCCCCAGTCTCTGATGGTTCCTTCTATTTCCCAGCTAATGTATCTACGGTACCAAATATGCCCGCGATGCCCATGGGTATTGGA GTTGGTAATACTTTTGCTGGGCCACCACAGCCTATGATATATAATCCGCAGGTAGCACAAATGCCATCCCAAGCATATTTTCATCCAAATGGACCACAG TATGGACAGCTTCTTGGTCATCCTAGGCAGGTTTTGTACATGCCAAGCTACCTACCT GAAACGCCGTATAAGGGACGAGATTATTGA
- the LOC130951667 gene encoding protein APEM9 gives MNTATMSITTDASADKIIWKQIEVSESYLVCSMYEEATSIAVSILKHLQDDSSGVATQDMWESAAMVLVQSLNQLGRAPDILNQLRSYFTSVKTIPSQVLLTGVCFQIAEGSISGIREFLEEFLNGWNLGDGQYVAVIAEAKKECGSKYNKHLVLGIDEYLEVVEVYAVTLLATLLKDVDLAISWVENASLPEENRQGLRRRLNSMHCSKSAKFSQVSSPTSDNAAYSVNEQNVCEGSHKSLKGKDSDNRKYASKIVPRLAERIEPCFWCFRAINLKFGNTKFVISSGKIMLSCLVLFIYYVYRRKQATIKRMVRTQVTAMKRALVDLWQLAFSYEVNPLAAVQPIAAAANQGR, from the exons ATGAATACTGCGACTATGTCAATTACAACTGACGCCAGTGCTGACAAAATCATATGGAAACAAATTGAGGTTTCTGAGAG CTACCTTGTTTGCTCCATGTATGAAGAAGCCACTTCAATAGCTGTCTCCATTTTGAAGCACTTGCAAGACGATTCTTCTGGTGTTGCAACGCAGGATATGTGGGAATCAGCTGCCATGGTCCTGGTTCAATCACTCAATCAACTTGGCAG GGCACCGGATATTCTCAATCAACTTCGATCGTATTTCACTTCAGTCAAAACTATCCCTTCTCAAGTTCTTCTTACCGG aGTTTGTTTCCAAATAGCTGAAGGTTCTATATCTGGCATTCGAgaatttctggaggaatttcttAATGGATGGAATCTGGGGGATGGACAATATGTTGCTGTTATCGCTGAGGCAAAGAAAGAGTGCGGAAGTAAGTATAACAAGCACTTAGTTCTTGGAATTGATGAATACTTGGAAGTTGTCGAGGTTTATGCGGTCACACTTCTTGCCACACTTCTAAAAGATGTGGATCTTGCAATCTCTTGGGTTGAGAATGCTTCACTGCCTGAGGAAAACAGACAG GGACTTCGGAGAAGGTTAAACTCCATGCACTGTTCTAAAAGTGCAAAATTTTCTCAAGTTTCCTCTCCTACAAGTGACAATGCGGCTTATTCTGTTAATGAGCAAAATGTATGCGAAGGATCACATAAATCTTTAAAAGGCAAAGATTCAGACAACAGAAAGTACGCTTCAAAAATTGTTCCAAGACTAGCTGAGCGAATAGAACCATGCTTCTGGTGCTTTCGTGCGATCAATTTGAAGTTTGGCAATACAAAGTTTGTAATATCTAGTGGGAAGATTATGCTCAGTTGTTTGGTCCTGTTCATCTATTATGTTTACAGAAGGAAGCAAGCTACTATAAAAAG GATGGTAAGAACACAAGTAACCGCAATGAAGAGAGCTTTGGTAGATTTGTGGCAGCTTGCATTTTCATATGAAGTAAATCCTCTTGCAGCTGTTCAGCCAATTGCCGCTGCTGCAAATCAAGGTCGATGA